The sequence below is a genomic window from Planktothrix serta PCC 8927.
CGGTGCGCTATTACTGATTTTGTTCAGTGGGATATTAATGATTCTAAATCCCCAGCGTTGGTTAGTAGCTGTAGGTTTGGCGTTAGGGGGGAGTGCGATCGCTATTTTAATCGGTGCTTGGTTTAACGCTCGTCTGGGAGGACACACCGGAGATACTTACGGCGCCGTTGTTGAATGGACAGAAGCTTTTGTTTTGGTGTTAGTTGTCGCACTCCAAGGGTAGAAGAGGAGTAGGGGGTTTGTAGGGGCGAGGTGACCTCCATTAGTGTCAACTTAACGCTAGAAGTAGGCGCTCAAACTCGAATTCACGCGCTATCTGATTCCCAGTCAATGATCCCCCCTAACCCCCCTTAACAAGGGGGGAACAGGAGATCCAAGTCCCCCTTTTTAAGGGGGATTTAGGGGGATCTAATCTCGGCTATAATCAGAGGTTTTCGGCTTAAGTTGACACCCATGACCCCGCCCCTACCCGTCAACCATTAACTACTTTGCTTCAATCCAGATTTTAATGCCTTCAACCCGCAGACCTTGACCCTTTGTGCCGCAGTATTGGCCGTTGATGCACACGGGAACATCGCCTTTATTTTGGATGTGAGCGGTGTAGAAAACGGTATAGTTAGGGGCTTGGGGGCCGACGAGTTCAATGGCAAAACCTTCAATTTGTCGGTTTTTACCTCGTTCTCCCACCAGTTGACCTTCGGGAGTTAGAGGCGTGTCCCCAATGGTGGCGATATGAGCCATGTAGCGTAAACTTAAACCCGCAATTGCTGGATCTATATTTACTTGGAAGGCTTCTAAACGGCGTCCTTGACCCCGTGTTCCAGCATATTCTCTCGCGGAAAAGGTGCGATCGCCCAATCCTTGTAAATGCACTAAAATTTTTAAGTTAATATTAGAAAGAGTTGCCTTGCCTTGGGCTTTAGCCGCAATGGGAGTATTACCAAAGATAATATTTTTACCTTCAATAGTTGGAGGTAATTTTGTAACATCAATACTGGGAACAATAATTAATTCTGGACTCCCAGATCCTTGAGGTTCATCTAGGATGACAATATCAGGAATTGCAGGTTTAGGAGCAACCGTAACAGATGGGGCTGTTTGTTTGACTGTAAAATTAATTTTTCCTCTGGAAATCGCCACACCGAGAGATTTGCCAAAGGCGCTAGTAATTTGTTCTTCTAAAATTGCCCATTGATTATCATCTAAACTGTCTTGTTTTTCGACTAAGCTAACTAACGCTACTAAAGGATGATTTCCAGTGGCTAAAGCTTCGGCGACCGAATGCAGTTGGTTTGTTTGTTGAGCAATTGCTGTTTGCAATTCACGCGCTTGATTTTGAGCCGTTTGTAACGGAGGAAAGTCTTTTTGTTCGTTGTGGGTGAGGGTTAAAACTTGCTCAATAATTTGCAGAGCTTGTCGGTGAGTCTTGTGATGTCCAGATGTGGGGGTTAAATTCTGCAATAAATTCTGTAACTGTTGTACAGAGGTCGCTTGAATAGCGGGTTGTTGTCCTTGGATGAGCAGTTTTTGTTGAATATCGCTAAAATCTTTAGAGTAGGCGATCAGTTCATCTACTAAGGTTTGTGCAGGTGGAGTTCCTGCGGTTTTCAATTTTTGTGCAGTTTCCGCGAGACGGTTTCCTAAATTGGGATAGCGTTGTGATAATGCAGTCAATTGTTGTTTTAACGTTTCGTAAGCCTGTTCCACAAAGAATAATCCTCCTAGTTTACAATTCGGATCAGCATAGGTAAATATCTCCTATGTTTAATTTTACAGTGTGATTGACATCACCATGAAGCTTTGTTTAACATCACCCCACTCTCTCGGTGAAAATCAGTACAGTAAATGTATCAGGATCACTGAAGATTCCGTAAAAATCTCTAATACTAAATATTGTGATGACCAATCAAAAGAGGGAGTTCCTATGACTTGTATTCGTGAGGTGGTTCAAGAGGTAATCTCTACAGGCTATCTTAGCCTAAGTGTAGAAAACAAATTGAGACAAATGTTACAAACAACCCATTATGATTCTGAAGATATTCATGCTTTTGCAAATTTGCAGTTAGCTGCAATGTCAGGACAGGTAAAACAGGAGTCTCGTGAATTATATCAATTGGCAATTATGCAACAATTTTAAAAGCAGGATCGGTTACAGGAAGCCAAGGATAACTAATTTTAAAGCTTTAATTCTTTACTTTTAATAAACTCATTTTTAATTAAGTTTAATTTAATTTTTTTAATGCTGTTTAGCTGCTTGTGTGATCTAGATCACTTAAGAGGTGTTAATTCAGTCAAAACGAATCGTGCGTATTCTCACGGAGTGGTGATCAGAACATCACAAGGTCAACCCCTGTAGAATCACTGACTTTAAGCCAAAATCCCTAGATTATAAGAACACAAGTCAGGATAGTTCATTCGTGAGAAACAGAAAAATGATCGTGGTTGTCAAATCTACTCAAACCTTTCTCAGTGCTAATGGTTCCCTCAAAACCATTCCCTTATCCGCAACATTTGGCGAGATTGAGTTGGAACAACTCGGTAAAATCGCTGAACACAATCAGTGGAAAACAGAAGATCTCGAACATCGGATTGCTCAAGCTCGGTTAATGGTCGATGCCAATTGGGCGAGTCCTAAAGATCATACTCTTTTAAAATTAGAACAACGGGGAAAATTACATCTGGTGGATGGGATAGAGTATTGGATGGTGGAATTAGAGCAAAACCGGGCGGCGGGAATTTACTTAAATCCAGATACTTATACCCTCGAAGTTATGATTATCAATTTAGAGTGGTTTGCACCCATTCATCGAGAAACGGTAACAACTCTTGAACGATTGATGGAGTTAACCGAGTCCGATTATCCTTAAAAAACCAGTGTTAGCATTTAATTATTTTGGAGTTGGGGTGAACCTGAATTCATCTCAAAGTCAAGGGATGGAACTCCAATTAGCATTTCAAATCCATGAGATGTTAATAAATTTTCCCAAGTCGTTGTTAAAGCAGCGTCATTCGGATTTTGACGTCGCAATTCCTCTAATATAATCAGGGCATCGTACTCTAATCCAATCGATTGATAAAGTTTAAAGCGCTCATAAGCACTCATGGGTTGTAGAAGTTTTTTTTCTATTTCTGTATAAACCGGAAGCCGGAGAATTTTCCCTTCAATTGTAGCACTACCACTCAAATCTCCTGTATTGTCACAGTTTACTTGAAAAGACCAGAAGTAAGGCTTATCTGTTGCTACAAATAACTCAGAAACGGATACAGGTAAACTCAAACGTAATAAACCTGATTGAGTCGCTAAATTGAATTTAGCTTCATAAATTGTTTCTTGATTTTGATCGGAAATTTTAAAGTCCGCACTCATTAAGTATTTTTCAGGATCAGAATTCACCGTTTTATCCCCAGTTTTACCCGATTTCAAGGGAGGAATATAAAACAAAAAAGTAGGAGCATCTGCTATAGAAGTAGGATATTTATTCATTAAGAATTTTTACCCTGAGTTAAGTTAAGCTAGTTAATCAAAATTTCGACTAAGATGATTATAGCTTAAGCTGATTTAAAATCAGCTACCTGATCACCTAATCCCTTGTTTTCCGGTTGTCTTTCTCGTTACCCAGAAAATATTGATGGCAACTCGGTTAATCGATAAACCGTTCATTTAGGTGTGGTTTAATCTATGAAATATTGGCAAAAATGGCTGCTTAATCCATCCCACCAAATTCCTTTAATATATGGAATAATTGGGGGTCTTTGGATTGCTTTTTCGGATCACTTATTAGCATTATTGGCTAATTATCCCCATTCAATTACACTTCTTCAAACGGTCAAAGGGTGGTTCTTTATCCTAATTACCAGTCTTCTTCTCTATTATTTAATTCGTCGAGAAACCCAGCGTTTGCAACTCTCAGAAAAACGGTATCGAGATTTGTTTTTAAGCCATCCCCAACCGATTTGGGTTTATGATCTGAAAACTTTGAAGTTTCTGGCGGTTAATGATGCTGCGATCGCTCATTATGGCTATTCAGAGACAGAATTTCTGAGGATGACAATTTCAGATCTTTGCCCTCCTGAAGTATCTGAATCTTTGCAGGTTTTAATCACATCCGATGCAGGAGGAATTGAGCCGGAAAATCTGTTTAAACATCGCCAGAAAGATGGGACGTTAATTGATGTAGAAATTCGCTCTCATCCCTTACAGTGGAAAAACCGACTTGCTAAAGTTATTTTAGCACAAGATATTACGATTCGTCTACAAGCTGAACGACAATTAGAGCGATATGCGTTTCAAGATTTTCTCACAGGTTTAGCTAACCGTAGTCAATTAGTTTATTGCTTAAATCATTGTTTAGAAAGCTCCACTACTGATCAGAATTTTGCTTTAATTTATATTAATTTATACCCCTTAAAAACCTTAAGATATAGCTGGGGTCATGGTTTAGCTGAACAATTGTTAATCGAGGTCAGTCATCGTTTAAAACGTTGTGTCACTGTTCAAGATATAGTCGCCAGGGTGGATAGTGAAGATTTTGCTATTTTAATTCCTGATTTTATTAATATCAATAACTTAAATTCTCAAATCAATCAAATTAAACATCAGTTTTTAACTCCTTTTAATTTAAACGGAACTAATCTATCTTCAGCAATTAGTATGGGAGTGGTTTGTCGTGAATTTAATTGGGAAAATCCAGAACAGTATTTACAAGCCGCAGATATAGCTCTACACTATGCTAAAAAACAGGGAAAAAACGCCACCCTATTCTATCATCCTCAAATGTTAGAAACAATTACCCAACGGGGAGCGTTAGAAACGGATTTACAACAGGCGATCACCCATAATCATTTGCGCTTACATTATCAACCCATTATTCATTTAAACACAGGAAATCTGATCGGTTTTGAAGCCTTAGTTCGTTGGCAACATCCCACGAAAGGTTTAATTCCTCCGGCTCAATTTATTCCCATTGCAGAAGAAACGGAGTTAATTATTCCTCTAGGACGGTGGGTTTTGGAACAGGCGTGTCAAGATTTATTCAAGTTACAAAAACAGTATCCTCATCTAAGCATGAGTGTTAATTTATCAGAAGTGCAGCTTCATTATCCCCCTTTATTAGAGGAAATTGATAGTATTATTCTATCTAATGGTTTAGCGTTTGGAAGCTTAAAGTTAGAAGTTACAGAAACAAGTTTAATGGAAAGTTCGGCTAATTGTATTACAATTTTAACTCAGTTAAAAAATCGAGGAATTAAAATTTTAATTGATGATTTTGGAACCGGATACTCTTCCTTAAGTTATTTACAGAATTTACCGATAGATACCCTAAAAATTGATCGGAGTTTTGTCAAGAATTTGGAATCTCAAGGTAAGGATCTGGAAATCACTAAAACCATTGTTAATTTAGCCAAATGTCTTAATTTAGATATTATTGCTGAAGGTATTGAAACCTCAGTTCAAAAAGAAATTTTACAGTCATTAGGTTGCGAAGCCGGACAAGGATATTTGTTTTCTCCTCCCTTAAATTGGGCAGGAATTACCACTTTTTTATCTTCTTAACCGTTCAGATTGATCAAATTTAGGATAAACTAGAATATAGTTCATCTATATTAAGGTTTCAGTAACGCTATGGGACTATTTGATCAAATTTTAACGGCTCTGAATGATCCTAACCAAACGGGAAATAGCGATCAACTCAGTAATATTATCAATACGGCTCAACAGTTTGGCAATCAATTAGGGATTTCTCCTGAAACCAGTCAAATGGTGATGTCAATGGTGGGGAGTTCCGTGCGGTCTTCTTTACAAGAAAAGCAAACCCAAATTGGAAACGATGGGGTACAAAATATAGTCAATCAATTCGGAGGAATAACATCTAACCCCCAGGCGGTAGAAATGTTATTTTCTTCGACTCAGCAACAACAATTAATTCAAACAGTTTCTCAACGGACAGGTATTAGTTCCGAAACAATTCAATCTATTTTACCAATGGTTGTTCCTTTAGTTTTAAACTTGCTAAAAACCGGAACAAATACACAGCAGCCTCAAGGAAGTTCTAATTCTGTTTTGAATAGTTTTTTAGATGCAGATGGGGATGGAGATGTTGATATTGCTGATGCTATGCGTTTAGGAGGACAATATTTTAAAGGTTAAAGGTTAAAGGGAATTGGGAATTACGAATTACGAATTACGAATTACGAATTACGAATTACGAATTACGAATTACGAATTATAGATTTTTGCCACTTCCCTGTTCCCTGTTCCCTGTTCCCTGTTCCCTATTCCCTAGCAAAAATCCTTAATTTCCAACACAGAAAAACAATGATTATTGAATGGTTAAAATTTCAAGTTCCTCCTGAACAATGGGAGACATTTATTCAACGGGATGAGGAAGTTTGGACAGCCGGACTTCAACAATTTTCGGGGTTTTTAGGAAAAGAAGTTTGGGTTGATCCTGAAAAACACGAAATTGTCATGGTGGTTCGTTGGGAGTCTCAGGAAAAGTGGGATGCTATTCCAGTCTCAAAAATTCAACAACTCGATGAAGAAATGGGAGTTTTAAAAATGCCCATTTTAGAAAGTCGATCCTATCAAATTCGGAAATTTATGCACTAAAATAGGGTTAAATCGGGGATGAA
It includes:
- a CDS encoding hydrogenase — translated: MEQAYETLKQQLTALSQRYPNLGNRLAETAQKLKTAGTPPAQTLVDELIAYSKDFSDIQQKLLIQGQQPAIQATSVQQLQNLLQNLTPTSGHHKTHRQALQIIEQVLTLTHNEQKDFPPLQTAQNQARELQTAIAQQTNQLHSVAEALATGNHPLVALVSLVEKQDSLDDNQWAILEEQITSAFGKSLGVAISRGKINFTVKQTAPSVTVAPKPAIPDIVILDEPQGSGSPELIIVPSIDVTKLPPTIEGKNIIFGNTPIAAKAQGKATLSNINLKILVHLQGLGDRTFSAREYAGTRGQGRRLEAFQVNIDPAIAGLSLRYMAHIATIGDTPLTPEGQLVGERGKNRQIEGFAIELVGPQAPNYTVFYTAHIQNKGDVPVCINGQYCGTKGQGLRVEGIKIWIEAK
- a CDS encoding DUF928 domain-containing protein; this translates as MNKYPTSIADAPTFLFYIPPLKSGKTGDKTVNSDPEKYLMSADFKISDQNQETIYEAKFNLATQSGLLRLSLPVSVSELFVATDKPYFWSFQVNCDNTGDLSGSATIEGKILRLPVYTEIEKKLLQPMSAYERFKLYQSIGLEYDALIILEELRRQNPNDAALTTTWENLLTSHGFEMLIGVPSLDFEMNSGSPQLQNN
- a CDS encoding putative bifunctional diguanylate cyclase/phosphodiesterase, which encodes MKYWQKWLLNPSHQIPLIYGIIGGLWIAFSDHLLALLANYPHSITLLQTVKGWFFILITSLLLYYLIRRETQRLQLSEKRYRDLFLSHPQPIWVYDLKTLKFLAVNDAAIAHYGYSETEFLRMTISDLCPPEVSESLQVLITSDAGGIEPENLFKHRQKDGTLIDVEIRSHPLQWKNRLAKVILAQDITIRLQAERQLERYAFQDFLTGLANRSQLVYCLNHCLESSTTDQNFALIYINLYPLKTLRYSWGHGLAEQLLIEVSHRLKRCVTVQDIVARVDSEDFAILIPDFININNLNSQINQIKHQFLTPFNLNGTNLSSAISMGVVCREFNWENPEQYLQAADIALHYAKKQGKNATLFYHPQMLETITQRGALETDLQQAITHNHLRLHYQPIIHLNTGNLIGFEALVRWQHPTKGLIPPAQFIPIAEETELIIPLGRWVLEQACQDLFKLQKQYPHLSMSVNLSEVQLHYPPLLEEIDSIILSNGLAFGSLKLEVTETSLMESSANCITILTQLKNRGIKILIDDFGTGYSSLSYLQNLPIDTLKIDRSFVKNLESQGKDLEITKTIVNLAKCLNLDIIAEGIETSVQKEILQSLGCEAGQGYLFSPPLNWAGITTFLSS
- a CDS encoding DUF937 domain-containing protein yields the protein MGLFDQILTALNDPNQTGNSDQLSNIINTAQQFGNQLGISPETSQMVMSMVGSSVRSSLQEKQTQIGNDGVQNIVNQFGGITSNPQAVEMLFSSTQQQQLIQTVSQRTGISSETIQSILPMVVPLVLNLLKTGTNTQQPQGSSNSVLNSFLDADGDGDVDIADAMRLGGQYFKG
- a CDS encoding TIGR03792 family protein; protein product: MIIEWLKFQVPPEQWETFIQRDEEVWTAGLQQFSGFLGKEVWVDPEKHEIVMVVRWESQEKWDAIPVSKIQQLDEEMGVLKMPILESRSYQIRKFMH